TTATTGGTATTTACAAGAGATTTTGTATTTATATCATACTCAAATATAATATTTGATGTTTGATTTAATGCAATTCTAAATCTTTCTTCATTAATTTTAAGTTTTTGTTCTGCATTTTTTAAATCAGTTATGTCAGTCAATATCCAAATTCCTTTTTTATTACCATCACTATCAGTAATAAGTCTTCCTTTGAGAGAAACCCATATAATATTACCATCACATTTTTTTACTCTATGTTCACCTACAGCGATATTTCCAATAATTAATTGATGCCTTATATTTTCAAGAATCTTTTTTCTATCCTCACAAAAAACAAGATTACATGACTTATATTGAAGTTCCTCCTCTAATTGTTTACGTGTATACCCAATCATTGATAGATAACCAGAGTTAGCATACTGTATAGTAAAATCCTCATCAAATTCTGTTATAAGTATTCCACCTAAAATATTTTCTGACACCATTTCAAGTTCTAAGTTCTTTTGTTCCATTTCTTTTTCTAATTGTTTTGTTTTAGTAATATCTACTGTAACACAACAAAGATATTTTTTACCATCAGGTTCTACTATAAGTTCGCCTTTATCAGCTATCCATACTATATCACCATTTTTTGTTATAACTCTATAGTCTAACTCAATAGCTTTGTTTTTGTAAAGTTGTTCAGAGATTTCTTTTTTTACTCTTTCAACATCATCTTTATGTATGATTTCATAAAAACTGTTATTAAAGAGTGTTTTTATTTCTTCTCTTGTATAGCCAAATAAATCAACAAATCCATCACTTAAAAACTCAAACTCACATTTTTCATCAACAGCACACTTTTGGACGCCTCCAGGAATACTATTTGTAATAGATGATATTTCTTTATTAGCTTTTAGTATATGTTTTTTCGATTTATTATTTTTATAGAAAATATATATTATAAGTATAATAAATAATAAAGATACCTTACAAATTAGAGAAAATGCTAATTGATTTATTTTATCAATATTTTTTCTTACAGTATATTGTGGTATCACCGAAAGTACATACCAGTCATTTACACCTATTGGTGTATAAGTGGCATAACGTTCTTTGCCTTTATGTTTGTATGATATAAATCCACTCTTTTTATGTTTTGTATCTTCATATACTTTTTTATAACTATAGCCAGTATCAAAAGAAGCTTCCTTGAATATATCATATATATTACTACTTGAGTCAACTATAGCATTTGTATGCGAAGATTTTAAAACAAACTGTCCACTAGATTCAAATATATCTATATATCCTTCACTGTTGAAACTTGTTATGTCAATAAATTCAGCTAATTTATCATTATAGTATGAACCATATAAAACACCAACCACTTTATTGTTTTTATGTACAGGTGTAGCTATAACAAAAGTATCTTTTCCATCAATAGGAGACTTTACCACTTCAGATATATTACTATTTCCATTAATTGCTTTCTTAAAATATTGGTACTTCGATATATCAACAATCTTTCCATCACTAGTATGACTTATTCCATCAGGAGAAGCAATTGATATTCTTTGAAAATCAGATTCTTTCAATATTTTAGCTAATAATGGAATTACCTCAGGATTATCTATAGTATCAAAATAAGAAACCATATTTGCTACACTCTTAATAAACGATAATGAGCTGTCTAGTTTTATTTTTATGGCATTGGAACTCTGTAAAGATATTTCTTTTAAATTAACCTTATTGTTTTCTTCTTCTTGAACATTAGTTTTAAATGCAAAATCAGAAAAAGAAATTATTGTGAATAAAAATATTAATATAATACTTATTACGCTTTTTAACGATTTTGCTCTTATCACTTACATACCACCTCCAAATTAAATTTCATTGACCTATACTTTATAGACTAATTTTTCAAATTCTTTAACTGGTAATGGTTTTGAAAAATAATAACCCTGAATAATATCACAATTTGCTTGCCTTAACATTTCTACCTGACTTTTGGTTTCAATACCCTCAGCAACAACTCTTATTCCTAATTGCTTAATAAGTGAAACTATACTTTTTATGACAATTTGGCTTTTTTCAATATTCTTATCATCAATAAAAAATCCTCTATCTAATTTGATTACATTTAAAGGTATATTTTTTAGCATATTTACAGAAGAATATCCTGACCCAAAATCATCCATTGAAAGTATAAAGCCAATATCTTGTAGTCTTCTACTTACCTCAAATAGAGTATCAGTATCACCAAACATACTAGATTCAGTAATTTCAATTTCTATTAAACTGTATGGTATTCTATATTTGTCACATATATTAACTATTTTTGCAACAAAATCTTTTTTAAAAAAGTCAACTCTTGAAAAATTTACAGATATAGGTAAAGGTGAAATACCTTTATCAAATAAAACTCTAATTTCTTTACAAGCTTGTTCTAATATATACATATCAATTTTTGTAATAAACCCATTCTTTTCAAATATAGGAATAAAATCATTTGGATAGATAAATTCTTTTTCTGCATATTGCCATCTAACTAATGCCTCACTCCCACAGAACTTATTTGATTTAATATTATACTTTGGTTGTAGATACATTATAAATTGATTATTTTCAAGTGCATATTCCATCTCTTTCTCTATTTTATCTTCGAGTAACAACTTGTCTCTTAATTCATCATTAAAAAAAGCAAAATTTATATCTCTATTGTTTTTTATTGATAATTTCGCAAGTGAAGCTCTATCACTATATACACTTATAGATAAGTTCTTATCCTTAATTTCATAGATTCCAAAAGATAAATTTACAAAATCATTGCTAATAATGATTTTCTTAATAGTATTTATTATATCTTCTTTTATATTATATTTTAATAACATATTAAAATTATCAGAACTAACACGAGCAAAGGTTTCATTATTATGAGTTATCTTATTTAATGTATCTGCAATATCTTTTAAAATTGAATTACCTTTTCTATGGCCATATATATCATTAATTGCTTTAAATTTATCAATATCAAATATTACCATTGCATATTTATCATTTTGTGATGCTTTCTTTAGTAAATTTATGGCATCTGACTCAAATTTTCGCCAATTTGAATAACCAGTTACAAGATCTGTATATGCTATTTTTTCTATAGTCTTTCGACTTTTCGCCTTTGAATATAATATGTACAGTATAACACCTAAAAACAAAAATGAAAGTACAATCCATCCAATAATTGTAATTATCATTAAATTATTTAGCTTCTTAGATAAAACTATCTTTGGAACAACTGATATTATAAACCAGTCATTGATTCCTAAAGAAGTATATGCCATATAAAATTCTTCTCCAGATTCTCTAGCTTCTACCACTCCCTTATCTGATGCTTTCATATCTTTAAACATAAATGTTTTTTTAAAATTAACCTGTGAAAGGTTTGTAATATTTGAGTTTGAGTTTTTATGATAAGATGGCACAATTATTTCACCATTACTATCACATATAAGTGAAAAACCTTCACCATTAAATGTTGAAATAGATAAAAACTCAGATATAAATTCAACATCATAATCGGCTGCAATAACAGCAACAATTTTACCATTATTGTATAATGGAACTGCATATGTTTTGGTTAATTTTCCAGTATCTTTGTCTATTAGAGGTTTTGATATATTGGCTTTACCCTTAATGGCTAATTTAAAGTAATTCCTATCTGA
This sequence is a window from Clostridioides difficile. Protein-coding genes within it:
- a CDS encoding diguanylate cyclase produces the protein MIRAKSLKSVISIILIFLFTIISFSDFAFKTNVQEEENNKVNLKEISLQSSNAIKIKLDSSLSFIKSVANMVSYFDTIDNPEVIPLLAKILKESDFQRISIASPDGISHTSDGKIVDISKYQYFKKAINGNSNISEVVKSPIDGKDTFVIATPVHKNNKVVGVLYGSYYNDKLAEFIDITSFNSEGYIDIFESSGQFVLKSSHTNAIVDSSSNIYDIFKEASFDTGYSYKKVYEDTKHKKSGFISYKHKGKERYATYTPIGVNDWYVLSVIPQYTVRKNIDKINQLAFSLICKVSLLFIILIIYIFYKNNKSKKHILKANKEISSITNSIPGGVQKCAVDEKCEFEFLSDGFVDLFGYTREEIKTLFNNSFYEIIHKDDVERVKKEISEQLYKNKAIELDYRVITKNGDIVWIADKGELIVEPDGKKYLCCVTVDITKTKQLEKEMEQKNLELEMVSENILGGILITEFDEDFTIQYANSGYLSMIGYTRKQLEEELQYKSCNLVFCEDRKKILENIRHQLIIGNIAVGEHRVKKCDGNIIWVSLKGRLITDSDGNKKGIWILTDITDLKNAEQKLKINEERFRIALNQTSNIIFEYDINTKSLVNTNKNMENYNIDKINENVPYSLVEAGIIYKDFSEDFIKMYEKIINGEKTASCVVKIKVPNEGYIWNKITLTTIFDENGKPIRAIGIQEDISEQKEAEIRYNQADKYHSAILSEAIITYEINVSKDIFIMGNENWYQQFGIKPSNEYSEMVKSISETVIHKDDKEVFLNTFLCKHLLQAYKNNISEIKLEYRRMNQDDKMIWVLCTMHLIKDSITNDIKALAYIKDIDEQKNEEIKLKLKAERDTLTGLYNKGTTENLINDFLNSEESNSGIHAFLIIDIDNFKSINDNLGHVFGDKVLYEISNQLKPIFRRDDIVGRIGGDEFIVFLKNVQSFENAKSKAEKICDIFRNSYTGNKKTYKISGTVGISFVPEHGTIFEDLYQKADKALYYAKSKGKDKYALYNDFMCENKPETDISNNSVKEESLKAKIEYEDSNLSLKEVLDSIDNYIYIVNPNTYELIFVNNKVSNLDLEIKIGDKCYKSLLKSNSPCNNCPINGLKENRDSKFKTETNTFGENVSMASWINWIDGEYNCLIECIDISLYKNKNK
- a CDS encoding GGDEF domain-containing protein, with the translated sequence MDNVLEYETKNYLSEISEESKIAINSKLKSNLHELESISKFLEIEDNFNLEKTLKVLESYSKNSNYNNIGMILPNGKGYAKGIFGTDFSDRNYFKLAIKGKANISKPLIDKDTGKLTKTYAVPLYNNGKIVAVIAADYDVEFISEFLSISTFNGEGFSLICDSNGEIIVPSYHKNSNSNITNLSQVNFKKTFMFKDMKASDKGVVEARESGEEFYMAYTSLGINDWFIISVVPKIVLSKKLNNLMIITIIGWIVLSFLFLGVILYILYSKAKSRKTIEKIAYTDLVTGYSNWRKFESDAINLLKKASQNDKYAMVIFDIDKFKAINDIYGHRKGNSILKDIADTLNKITHNNETFARVSSDNFNMLLKYNIKEDIINTIKKIIISNDFVNLSFGIYEIKDKNLSISVYSDRASLAKLSIKNNRDINFAFFNDELRDKLLLEDKIEKEMEYALENNQFIMYLQPKYNIKSNKFCGSEALVRWQYAEKEFIYPNDFIPIFEKNGFITKIDMYILEQACKEIRVLFDKGISPLPISVNFSRVDFFKKDFVAKIVNICDKYRIPYSLIEIEITESSMFGDTDTLFEVSRRLQDIGFILSMDDFGSGYSSVNMLKNIPLNVIKLDRGFFIDDKNIEKSQIVIKSIVSLIKQLGIRVVAEGIETKSQVEMLRQANCDIIQGYYFSKPLPVKEFEKLVYKV